The genomic window CTGGTAAATTGAGAACTAAAAAATTCTCTGCTCCAGAGGCAGCAAGGGAAGTAATAGAACTTGCTAGATTACTTACAGGTACGCTAGGGTCAGTAATCCCCGCGCCAAGATAGTCATTAGAACCTGCCCAAACTACATAAAGTGCGTTCGGATCGGCAAAGGAATTAGTAGCTTGAAAATTAGTAATTTGCTGTTGTAGTCCAATTAAACCGGGGATAAATGTATTATCGCTGCCAGTAGTTGCACCAGCAAAAGCATAATTGGTTGTATTTGCGCCCAAGTCTTCAGTCAAATATTCTATCCATAGGCGATCGTTAGAAGCACGTCCTGGACTGTAGGGCGGACTAGGAGGAAACGCACCCCCTGTAGCCGTAAACAAATTGCCCGTATCTGACAAACTATCGCCAAAAACATAAATATCTGTAAAGCTGACTGCAAAGGCTCGTAGCGGCAAGAAAAAAGATAGAAAAACAACGCTTGTAGCCAAAAATTGCTTTTGCATACTAAAACTTATCCAGTATTTTTACTGAATTTACCTTAAATTGGCGTTGATTAATCGCAAAAATAATTAAATTTTTATCTTATTGTGGGGATGGTTCCGTCGTTTCTGGCGTACTGTTAATTTGCAATACTTCCTGGGCGGACAAGCCCTCAGTAGCGTTGCCAAAGTACCATAAAACTGCGGCAGCTTCCGCACGGGTGACGGGTTTTTTGGGTTGAAATAGGGTTGTATAGCCAAAAGCGCGGCGAATATTGGATCTGTCGCTATTTTGAAAGTCGGCAAAAACTGCCCGTAATGCTTTAGGTTCAATTTTGGCTACATCTTGAAAGCCCCAACTATCTTTTATAGACTCTACCGACGCATTAGGTAAGGCTTGGCGGCTATCTAAAGGAACTTTCCATACAATCAACTGTTCGCGGGTTAAAGGGGCGTTAGGGCGAAATAAAACGGCGCTGCTATCTCCCGATAACGCACTAGGAATTAAGCCAGCATCGGCTAATCCTTGAATTGCTGCAAAATCGCGATCGCTTGGAGGTACATCTTGAAAAGTTTTTTGACTATCTTTGGCGGCTTCCCGAATCTGCAACGCCGGACGGCTGCTATTAATTTGATTATTGGCAGCAAATAGCAAGCGGGCATATTCGCGGCGAGTAATAGTTTTTGCTGGGTAAAACAGCGAACTAGAGCTAGTTTTATTACCTGTAGTTGGAAGCGACAATACACCCAAGGCTGCCAAGTCTTCAATATACGATCGCAATTGTGGAGATGCTTTATCGATATCTGTAAATACTTGGGTTGTAGTTGTACCTGTGTTTGGTGCAGGATTTGATTGTGGTAAAGGTCCAACAAAGTTTTCGTCGCCGCTTTGTGGCACTGGTGATACTGTTGCCTCTGGAGTAGCGGCTTGAGTTGTATCCCCATTACGAACATACTCAATAGTAAATTCTGTTGTCCCTGTTGAATCTTGGATTGCTACTGTTACTTGCAAATTGTTTTGACGAGCTATCAAAGCGTTGCTTTCGGGCGTTGGCTGGCTAACAATTTGCCAGTTTTGGGCTAGTAACTGGTTTTGATAGAAGCTTTGAACGGCGTTAGCAGGATCGGCACTAACCCAAGTAGTAAATATAGTTGCAGTATTGGCGGTTGGCGTTGGTGGTACAGTCCCTTGCAATTGCGCATTGGGATAGAGCGGAAAATCCGTAGGTAAGCCAGAATTGCGATCGCTTTGTTGGTTTTCTGTCGCCGACAACCGAGGATCGGCGCTTAACAAATTCTCTAAATTACTGCCTGTGGGACTGTTTGCACAGGCGCTCAACGTCAGCACTAATAAACTAATAATGGCAGTAAATCGGTGGAACACGGCAATTATTTAACAAAAAAACGCTTCTTTATCTACGCTAACGCACAGACAACGCCGTTATGAACTAGAAAAAATAGGGTTACGTGGCAAAAAGCTTGTCCGTAGCAAAAACGAGGCGTTGCCAAAGTTCTAATTACGCTCCACTACCAAGATTTGGTTGAGCAAGAGAACCTCTATAGTAAAGGCTGTCTTACTCTACCTTAAAGCGATCGCTCTAGGCGGCTATGTCTACTAACCGCCCAGAGCGCTAAATGATTAGCTGCCAAATATAAAGATGTGCAAATCCTCTAAGCAAAAACGACGATTTAATGCAAATAGCTCCGGGCTTCAGTAGCTACAGCTTCTACATCATCTTTTGCTAAGACTTCTAAAGTAGCACGAGCGCGATCGCCACCCAAGTTATTCATAGCTTGAACGACTCGATAGCGAATTTGCCAATCAGAATTTGTAGCATAAGGAACTAATAGCTCCACAGCACGACTTTCTCCCAATTCTCCTAAAGAGCTAATCGCCGCCGTTTGCACTAAATCGTTATCCGAATTTAAAGCTTCACTTAGCAAGTCAAAGGAGCGCGGATCGCCAAGTTCGCCTAAAGTAGCTATAATGCTAAACTTCACAAGCCATTCCGGCGTATTGTAATAAAGTTGCTGTAAGTCTTCAAAGGCTTCGGTAAGCTTCAAAGCACCCAAGCAATCGGCGGCGGCGGCTTGAACATCAGGTTCTGGATCGTTATGCAACCTTTCGCGCAACACCTCTAAAGATCGCTCTAAATCTTGTCCTCCTAGAGTATCCATTTGACTTACCGCCGCGTAACGCACGCGAGTATTGCGATCTTTGATGGCAGTTTGAGCAAGTTCAAAAGCAATTTTTTGATCTTCTAGTTCCCGAATTTGATTTACCGCCCGCAATCTGTCGCCCAAATCTTCCGAGGCGAGCATTTGCTTAATAGATTCAGAATTGGCACTCATTTAGTTTGTCTGGTTGTAAGGATAAGTTAGTCTGAACTTGCTGCCATCGCGCGGATAATATCACCACGAGTTAGAATCCCAACTACGAGGTTGTTCGCATCAACTACTGGCAAGCGTCGGATATCGCGATCGTGCAGCAATTGAGCCGCATTTTTAAGGGGTTTGTCGGCAGAAATAGTAATAGGATCGGTACTCATAACTTCGCCTACAGTTTGCCCTAAAGCCTTATGCAAGTCGCGCTCGTAGGTGGCAGGATTTTGCAGAAAAATCACGCTATCAAGAAACATAATGTAGGCAGGAGGCGTGACTCCCGTTTCTTGCCACATGAGATCAGTTTCGGAAATAATTCCTACTAAGCGATCGTCATCTCCGACTACGGGAAGTCCGCTAATTCGACGCTCTGCCATGATTTTAATTGCTTCATTTAGGGGCGTTTGGGGCTTAACGACAACGGGCAATGAAGTCATCGCCTCAGCAACGGTTTTAGGCATTTTTGGGGCTGCTACCTGTGAAAAAACTTCTCTACAGTTTCATTGTAGAAAATAGCGGCGATCGCCCGGATTTAATTTAATGATTATTACTACTTGGTCAAAGCTTATTTTTTGGTTGTAGGGCAAAAAATGGTATTTTCCCTTACGTCCAGCTCAAGAGAGTTGCTGAATTGGTAATGCAATATGAAAACGGGTGAGACAGGAGAGTTGTAGACAAGAAAAAACATCCTACTTTCCGCTACTCAACCAAATCTCTACAGTGCTTGCATAATTGGCATTTCTGCCACTGTTTTCTGTCTTCACAAGCTTTTTGTCACGCCACCGATATCC from Synechocystis sp. PCC 7509 includes these protein-coding regions:
- a CDS encoding SGNH/GDSL hydrolase family protein, with product MQKQFLATSVVFLSFFLPLRAFAVSFTDIYVFGDSLSDTGNLFTATGGAFPPSPPYSPGRASNDRLWIEYLTEDLGANTTNYAFAGATTGSDNTFIPGLIGLQQQITNFQATNSFADPNALYVVWAGSNDYLGAGITDPSVPVSNLASSITSLAASGAENFLVLNLPDLGQLPATNSSVLSSSFTALTDAHNTGLDTVLNSLSLSYGIDIYDVDVSSLFASAIAQPDLFGFTNVTDACLTDPSCQNPNEYLFWDDLHPTTAAHEQIGNLALTRLSSQPIPEPSSGIGILAFGVLGIGIMAQRKFKKITITR
- a CDS encoding S-layer homology domain-containing protein, with protein sequence MFHRFTAIISLLVLTLSACANSPTGSNLENLLSADPRLSATENQQSDRNSGLPTDFPLYPNAQLQGTVPPTPTANTATIFTTWVSADPANAVQSFYQNQLLAQNWQIVSQPTPESNALIARQNNLQVTVAIQDSTGTTEFTIEYVRNGDTTQAATPEATVSPVPQSGDENFVGPLPQSNPAPNTGTTTTQVFTDIDKASPQLRSYIEDLAALGVLSLPTTGNKTSSSSLFYPAKTITRREYARLLFAANNQINSSRPALQIREAAKDSQKTFQDVPPSDRDFAAIQGLADAGLIPSALSGDSSAVLFRPNAPLTREQLIVWKVPLDSRQALPNASVESIKDSWGFQDVAKIEPKALRAVFADFQNSDRSNIRRAFGYTTLFQPKKPVTRAEAAAVLWYFGNATEGLSAQEVLQINSTPETTEPSPQ
- the nblB gene encoding phycobilisome degradation protein NblB, with protein sequence MSANSESIKQMLASEDLGDRLRAVNQIRELEDQKIAFELAQTAIKDRNTRVRYAAVSQMDTLGGQDLERSLEVLRERLHNDPEPDVQAAAADCLGALKLTEAFEDLQQLYYNTPEWLVKFSIIATLGELGDPRSFDLLSEALNSDNDLVQTAAISSLGELGESRAVELLVPYATNSDWQIRYRVVQAMNNLGGDRARATLEVLAKDDVEAVATEARSYLH
- a CDS encoding CBS domain-containing protein — translated: MPKTVAEAMTSLPVVVKPQTPLNEAIKIMAERRISGLPVVGDDDRLVGIISETDLMWQETGVTPPAYIMFLDSVIFLQNPATYERDLHKALGQTVGEVMSTDPITISADKPLKNAAQLLHDRDIRRLPVVDANNLVVGILTRGDIIRAMAASSD